From a single Arthrobacter sp. SLBN-112 genomic region:
- a CDS encoding polyphenol oxidase family protein, with amino-acid sequence MFHWRADILPGVSAAFTDVDAGNLALHVGDDPAGVQQRRARLEESIGVRSQSLRFMNQVHGTTVAVMGADSPSPEADAMVSQGLPLAVMVADCIPVLLAGESPGGPVLAAVHAGRPGIANGVIPAAVDTMKFLGASRIRAWMGPSICGSCYEVPPALQDEVAALVPATRSTTSWGTSALDLPAGARSQLEAAGVDVEYAGPCTLETDTLYSYRRDRNTGRFAGLIWCHD; translated from the coding sequence TTGTTCCATTGGCGCGCCGACATCCTGCCCGGGGTATCGGCCGCATTCACTGATGTGGATGCGGGAAATCTTGCCCTGCATGTAGGGGACGATCCAGCCGGGGTCCAGCAGCGCCGGGCCCGGCTGGAGGAGTCCATCGGCGTGCGTTCCCAATCGCTGCGCTTCATGAACCAGGTCCACGGGACTACTGTGGCCGTGATGGGCGCGGACTCACCCTCACCTGAAGCCGACGCGATGGTGTCCCAAGGGCTTCCCCTCGCCGTCATGGTTGCGGACTGCATTCCGGTGCTGCTCGCGGGGGAGTCCCCAGGCGGGCCGGTGCTTGCCGCTGTGCACGCGGGCCGTCCCGGCATCGCGAACGGTGTGATCCCCGCCGCTGTGGACACCATGAAGTTTCTTGGTGCCTCCCGGATCCGGGCCTGGATGGGCCCATCGATCTGCGGGTCCTGCTATGAAGTTCCTCCGGCACTGCAGGACGAGGTAGCCGCCCTGGTCCCTGCCACCCGCAGCACCACCTCGTGGGGAACGTCCGCCCTGGACCTTCCCGCCGGTGCGCGGAGCCAGCTTGAGGCTGCCGGCGTGGACGTGGAATACGCAGGTCCCTGCACCCTCGAGACGGACACCCTCTACTCGTACCGCCGCGATCGGAATACCGGCCGTTTCGCCGGACTGATCTGGTGCCATGACTGA
- a CDS encoding YggS family pyridoxal phosphate-dependent enzyme — MTEPASTGQGPADDPRSAELSERLAAVRKRIAAAAGDAGRGDRLPTLIVVTKFHPADDIRRLAALGVTDVGENRDQEAAAKALELADLTLAWHFVGQLQSKKAKSVARYASAVHSVDRPQLVDALAKAVAHEIDASGRAALDCFVQVSLEDDGGTHRGGADPADVPLLAERIAAAEGLNLAGVMAVAPLGAPPEPAFEQLAGISARLAAAYPAATGISAGMSQDLEAAIKFGATHLRIGSDILGSRPAVG, encoded by the coding sequence ATGACTGAGCCGGCAAGCACAGGGCAGGGCCCGGCAGACGATCCCCGCAGCGCGGAACTTTCCGAACGGCTTGCCGCCGTGCGGAAGCGGATCGCAGCGGCCGCCGGGGACGCCGGGCGCGGGGACCGGCTTCCGACCCTGATTGTGGTCACCAAGTTTCACCCGGCGGACGACATCCGGCGCCTGGCCGCCCTTGGTGTGACGGATGTGGGCGAGAACCGGGACCAGGAGGCCGCCGCCAAAGCCCTTGAGCTGGCAGATCTGACCTTGGCGTGGCATTTCGTAGGCCAGCTGCAGTCCAAGAAGGCCAAATCCGTGGCGCGCTACGCCTCCGCGGTCCATTCCGTGGACCGGCCGCAGCTCGTGGACGCACTGGCCAAGGCGGTTGCCCATGAGATCGACGCCAGTGGGAGGGCGGCGCTGGACTGCTTTGTCCAGGTCAGCCTTGAGGACGACGGCGGCACGCACCGCGGCGGTGCAGACCCCGCCGACGTGCCGCTGCTGGCAGAGCGGATTGCCGCGGCGGAGGGCCTGAACCTGGCCGGCGTGATGGCAGTGGCGCCGCTGGGTGCGCCACCGGAACCGGCGTTCGAGCAGCTCGCCGGGATCTCCGCCCGGCTGGCGGCGGCTTACCCCGCGGCGACAGGCATTTCGGCAGGCATGAGCCAGGACCTTGAGGCCGCCATCAAGTTCGGAGCGACACACCTGCGAATCGGTTCGGATATTCTCGGTTCCCGTCCCGCGGTGGGGTAG
- a CDS encoding cell division protein SepF: MAGALRKTMIYLGLADGDEHYESEQQTTRKDEDEPMEVDREERRAPAPVREVSREASYAPEEEYRAPVTPIKRAASSREENTGLRQITTIHPRSYNDAKLIGESFRDGIPVIMNVTDMGESDAKRLVDFSAGLVFGLRGSIERVTNKVFLLSPSYVEVIGDDKKASDTQATFFNQS; this comes from the coding sequence ATGGCCGGCGCTCTGCGCAAGACAATGATCTATCTTGGGCTCGCCGACGGCGATGAGCATTACGAGTCCGAGCAACAGACCACACGTAAGGATGAGGACGAACCGATGGAAGTTGACCGCGAGGAACGCCGCGCTCCGGCGCCGGTCCGCGAAGTCAGCCGCGAGGCGTCCTACGCCCCTGAAGAGGAATACCGCGCCCCTGTGACCCCCATTAAACGCGCGGCTTCGAGCCGCGAAGAGAACACCGGACTTCGCCAGATCACTACCATCCACCCGCGCTCCTACAACGATGCCAAGCTCATCGGTGAGAGTTTCCGGGATGGCATTCCTGTGATCATGAACGTCACGGACATGGGCGAATCCGATGCCAAGCGGCTGGTGGACTTCTCCGCCGGCCTCGTGTTTGGCCTCCGGGGAAGCATCGAGCGGGTGACCAACAAGGTGTTCCTGCTCTCCCCGTCCTACGTCGAAGTGATCGGTGACGACAAGAAGGCCAGCGACACTCAGGCCACCTTCTTCAACCAAAGCTGA
- a CDS encoding YggT family protein has product MGIVFGLLYLALLLFFVALIIRLVFDWVQMFAREWRPRGAALVVAHAVYSITDPPLNGLRRMIPPLRLGGISLDLGFLILFIGVSIAMNVTRGLA; this is encoded by the coding sequence ATGGGAATTGTTTTCGGACTTCTCTATCTCGCCCTGCTGCTGTTCTTCGTCGCCCTCATCATCCGCCTGGTGTTCGACTGGGTACAGATGTTTGCAAGGGAATGGCGGCCACGGGGCGCGGCCCTGGTCGTGGCACACGCCGTGTACTCCATCACCGATCCGCCCCTCAACGGCCTGCGGCGCATGATTCCGCCGCTCCGGCTCGGCGGCATCTCCCTGGACCTGGGTTTCCTGATCCTGTTCATCGGCGTCAGCATCGCGATGAACGTCACCAGGGGACTTGCCTGA